The proteins below come from a single Leopardus geoffroyi isolate Oge1 chromosome D3, O.geoffroyi_Oge1_pat1.0, whole genome shotgun sequence genomic window:
- the CABYR gene encoding calcium-binding tyrosine phosphorylation-regulated protein isoform X4: MISSKPRLVVPYGLKTLLEGLSRAVLKTNPPNITQFAAVYFKELIVFREGNTSLDIKDLVKQFHLIEVERWSEGTTREKKPECVKEPVGTSIVSHEPTRMEKSTDTEEDNIAGPLFISKTTQFPSVHAELLPEPEETSEAARGSSSKPTTSKAMSPPSSPSPAAGSPEFAYVPADPAQFAAQTLEGLTEPEIEPEWEAAPEQGLMEPDASSDAI, translated from the exons ATGATTTCTTCAAAGCCCAGACTTGTCGTACCTTATGGCCTCAAGACTCTGCTCGAGGGACTTAGCAGAGCTGTTCTCAAAACCAACCCACCAAACATCACCCAGTTTGCAgcagtttattttaaagaactcaTTGTGTTTAGAGAAG GGAATACTTCTCTGGATATAAAAGATCTCGTTAAACAATTTCATCTGATTGAAG TAGAGAGATGGTCAGAAGGAACGACACGAGAGAAGAAACCAGAATGTGTAAAAGAACCGGTAGGAACATCCATAGTTTCCCATGAACCTACACGGATGGAAAAATCTACAGACACAGAGGAGGACAATATAGCTGGACCACTGTTCATCAGCAAAACCACTCAGTTCCCATCAGTTCATGCTGAGCTGCTCCCAGAGCCCGAGGAGACGTCCGAAGCCGCTCGAGGCTCCAGTTCAAAGCCAACTACCTCTAAGGCTATGAGCCCACCGTCGTCACCGTCTCCAGCAGCTGGCTCCCCGGAGTTTGCTTATGTCCCAGCCGACCCAGCTCAGTTTGCTGCTCAGACGTTAG AAGGTCTTACTGAGCCAGAAATCGAACCAGAGTGGGAAGCAGCACCCGAACAAGGTTTGATGGAGCCAG ATGCCAGTAGTGACGCCATTTGA
- the CABYR gene encoding calcium-binding tyrosine phosphorylation-regulated protein isoform X3, with the protein MISSKPRLVVPYGLKTLLEGLSRAVLKTNPPNITQFAAVYFKELIVFREGNTSLDIKDLVKQFHLIEVERWSEGTTREKKPECVKEPVGTSIVSHEPTRMEKSTDTEEDNIAGPLFISKTTQFPSVHAELLPEPEETSEAARGSSSKPTTSKAMSPPSSPSPAAGSPEFAYVPADPAQFAAQTLAIAASEAGQPPPYSNMWTLYCLTDMNQQSRPSPPPAPVPFPQATLYLSNPKDPQFLQQPPKVTSPTYVMLDDSKKTSAPPFILVGSNVQEAQDWKPLPGHAVVSQSDALKRYTAVQVPIAVPADQKFQKHTPNPQNGSPPPSGQDVPRPQSPVFLSVAFPVEDVAKKGSGSGDKRTPCGSYGIAGEITVTTAHVRRAETGNW; encoded by the exons ATGATTTCTTCAAAGCCCAGACTTGTCGTACCTTATGGCCTCAAGACTCTGCTCGAGGGACTTAGCAGAGCTGTTCTCAAAACCAACCCACCAAACATCACCCAGTTTGCAgcagtttattttaaagaactcaTTGTGTTTAGAGAAG GGAATACTTCTCTGGATATAAAAGATCTCGTTAAACAATTTCATCTGATTGAAG TAGAGAGATGGTCAGAAGGAACGACACGAGAGAAGAAACCAGAATGTGTAAAAGAACCGGTAGGAACATCCATAGTTTCCCATGAACCTACACGGATGGAAAAATCTACAGACACAGAGGAGGACAATATAGCTGGACCACTGTTCATCAGCAAAACCACTCAGTTCCCATCAGTTCATGCTGAGCTGCTCCCAGAGCCCGAGGAGACGTCCGAAGCCGCTCGAGGCTCCAGTTCAAAGCCAACTACCTCTAAGGCTATGAGCCCACCGTCGTCACCGTCTCCAGCAGCTGGCTCCCCGGAGTTTGCTTATGTCCCAGCCGACCCAGCTCAGTTTGCTGCTCAGACGTTAG ccatAGCAGCAAGCGAAGCAGGACAACCACCACCATATTCTAACATGTGGACCCTTTATTGTCTAACTGATATGAATCAACAAAGTCGCCCATCACCGCCACCTGCACCTGTGCCTTTCCCCCAAGCAACCCTCTATTTATCTAATCCTAAGGATCCACAGTTTCTGCAGCAGCCACCGAAAGTTACTTCTCCAACTTACGTGATGCTGGACGACAGCAAGAAGACCAGTGCCCCACCTTTTATTTTAGTAGGCTCGAATGTTCAGGAAGCTCAGGATTGGAAACCTCTTCCTGGACATGCTGTTGTTTCTCAGTCAGATGCCTTGAAGAGATACACTGCAGTCCAAGTACCCATCGCTGTTCCTGCAGATCAGAAATTCCAGAAACATACCCCAAACCCCCAGAATGGTAGTCCTCCGCCAAGTGGACAAGATGTCCCCAGGCCACAAAGCCCAGTTTTTCTCTCTGTCGCATTCCCAGTAGAAGATGTAGCCAAAAAAGGTTCAGGATCTGGTGACAAACGTACCCCCTGTGGAAGTTATGGTATTGCTGGAGAGATAACGGTGACCACCGCCCATGTCCGCAGAGCAGAAACTGGGAACTGGTAG
- the CABYR gene encoding calcium-binding tyrosine phosphorylation-regulated protein isoform X1: protein MISSKPRLVVPYGLKTLLEGLSRAVLKTNPPNITQFAAVYFKELIVFREGNTSLDIKDLVKQFHLIEVERWSEGTTREKKPECVKEPVGTSIVSHEPTRMEKSTDTEEDNIAGPLFISKTTQFPSVHAELLPEPEETSEAARGSSSKPTTSKAMSPPSSPSPAAGSPEFAYVPADPAQFAAQTLEGLTEPEIEPEWEAAPEQGLMEPAIAASEAGQPPPYSNMWTLYCLTDMNQQSRPSPPPAPVPFPQATLYLSNPKDPQFLQQPPKVTSPTYVMLDDSKKTSAPPFILVGSNVQEAQDWKPLPGHAVVSQSDALKRYTAVQVPIAVPADQKFQKHTPNPQNGSPPPSGQDVPRPQSPVFLSVAFPVEDVAKKGSGSGDKRTPCGSYGIAGEITVTTAHVRRAETGNW from the exons ATGATTTCTTCAAAGCCCAGACTTGTCGTACCTTATGGCCTCAAGACTCTGCTCGAGGGACTTAGCAGAGCTGTTCTCAAAACCAACCCACCAAACATCACCCAGTTTGCAgcagtttattttaaagaactcaTTGTGTTTAGAGAAG GGAATACTTCTCTGGATATAAAAGATCTCGTTAAACAATTTCATCTGATTGAAG TAGAGAGATGGTCAGAAGGAACGACACGAGAGAAGAAACCAGAATGTGTAAAAGAACCGGTAGGAACATCCATAGTTTCCCATGAACCTACACGGATGGAAAAATCTACAGACACAGAGGAGGACAATATAGCTGGACCACTGTTCATCAGCAAAACCACTCAGTTCCCATCAGTTCATGCTGAGCTGCTCCCAGAGCCCGAGGAGACGTCCGAAGCCGCTCGAGGCTCCAGTTCAAAGCCAACTACCTCTAAGGCTATGAGCCCACCGTCGTCACCGTCTCCAGCAGCTGGCTCCCCGGAGTTTGCTTATGTCCCAGCCGACCCAGCTCAGTTTGCTGCTCAGACGTTAG AAGGTCTTACTGAGCCAGAAATCGAACCAGAGTGGGAAGCAGCACCCGAACAAGGTTTGATGGAGCCAG ccatAGCAGCAAGCGAAGCAGGACAACCACCACCATATTCTAACATGTGGACCCTTTATTGTCTAACTGATATGAATCAACAAAGTCGCCCATCACCGCCACCTGCACCTGTGCCTTTCCCCCAAGCAACCCTCTATTTATCTAATCCTAAGGATCCACAGTTTCTGCAGCAGCCACCGAAAGTTACTTCTCCAACTTACGTGATGCTGGACGACAGCAAGAAGACCAGTGCCCCACCTTTTATTTTAGTAGGCTCGAATGTTCAGGAAGCTCAGGATTGGAAACCTCTTCCTGGACATGCTGTTGTTTCTCAGTCAGATGCCTTGAAGAGATACACTGCAGTCCAAGTACCCATCGCTGTTCCTGCAGATCAGAAATTCCAGAAACATACCCCAAACCCCCAGAATGGTAGTCCTCCGCCAAGTGGACAAGATGTCCCCAGGCCACAAAGCCCAGTTTTTCTCTCTGTCGCATTCCCAGTAGAAGATGTAGCCAAAAAAGGTTCAGGATCTGGTGACAAACGTACCCCCTGTGGAAGTTATGGTATTGCTGGAGAGATAACGGTGACCACCGCCCATGTCCGCAGAGCAGAAACTGGGAACTGGTAG
- the CABYR gene encoding calcium-binding tyrosine phosphorylation-regulated protein isoform X2 codes for MISSKPRLVVPYGLKTLLEGLSRAVLKTNPPNITQFAAVYFKELIVFREGNTSLDIKDLVKQFHLIEVERWSEGTTREKKPECVKEPVGTSIVSHEPTRMEKSTDTEEDNIAGPLFISKTTQFPSVHAELLPEPEETSEAARGSSSKPTTSKAMSPPSSPSPAAGSPEFAYVPADPAQFAAQTLEGLTEPEIEPEWEAAPEQGLMEPAIAASEAGQPPPYSNMWTLYCLTDMNQQSRPSPPPAPVPFPQATLYLSNPKDPQFLQQPPKVTSPTYVMLDDSKKTSAPPFILVGSNVQEAQDWKPLPGHAVVSQSDALKRYTAVQVPIAVPADQKFQKHTPNPQNGSPPPSGQDVPRPQSPVFLSVAFPVEDVAKKGSGSGDKRTPCGSYGIAGEITVTTAHVRRAETGN; via the exons ATGATTTCTTCAAAGCCCAGACTTGTCGTACCTTATGGCCTCAAGACTCTGCTCGAGGGACTTAGCAGAGCTGTTCTCAAAACCAACCCACCAAACATCACCCAGTTTGCAgcagtttattttaaagaactcaTTGTGTTTAGAGAAG GGAATACTTCTCTGGATATAAAAGATCTCGTTAAACAATTTCATCTGATTGAAG TAGAGAGATGGTCAGAAGGAACGACACGAGAGAAGAAACCAGAATGTGTAAAAGAACCGGTAGGAACATCCATAGTTTCCCATGAACCTACACGGATGGAAAAATCTACAGACACAGAGGAGGACAATATAGCTGGACCACTGTTCATCAGCAAAACCACTCAGTTCCCATCAGTTCATGCTGAGCTGCTCCCAGAGCCCGAGGAGACGTCCGAAGCCGCTCGAGGCTCCAGTTCAAAGCCAACTACCTCTAAGGCTATGAGCCCACCGTCGTCACCGTCTCCAGCAGCTGGCTCCCCGGAGTTTGCTTATGTCCCAGCCGACCCAGCTCAGTTTGCTGCTCAGACGTTAG AAGGTCTTACTGAGCCAGAAATCGAACCAGAGTGGGAAGCAGCACCCGAACAAGGTTTGATGGAGCCAG ccatAGCAGCAAGCGAAGCAGGACAACCACCACCATATTCTAACATGTGGACCCTTTATTGTCTAACTGATATGAATCAACAAAGTCGCCCATCACCGCCACCTGCACCTGTGCCTTTCCCCCAAGCAACCCTCTATTTATCTAATCCTAAGGATCCACAGTTTCTGCAGCAGCCACCGAAAGTTACTTCTCCAACTTACGTGATGCTGGACGACAGCAAGAAGACCAGTGCCCCACCTTTTATTTTAGTAGGCTCGAATGTTCAGGAAGCTCAGGATTGGAAACCTCTTCCTGGACATGCTGTTGTTTCTCAGTCAGATGCCTTGAAGAGATACACTGCAGTCCAAGTACCCATCGCTGTTCCTGCAGATCAGAAATTCCAGAAACATACCCCAAACCCCCAGAATGGTAGTCCTCCGCCAAGTGGACAAGATGTCCCCAGGCCACAAAGCCCAGTTTTTCTCTCTGTCGCATTCCCAGTAGAAGATGTAGCCAAAAAAGGTTCAGGATCTGGTGACAAACGTACCCCCTGTGGAAGTTATGGTATTGCTGGAGAGATAACGGTGACCACCGCCCATGTCCGCAGAGCAGAAACTGGGAACTG A